A region from the Mesorhizobium sp. J8 genome encodes:
- the betI gene encoding transcriptional regulator BetI yields the protein MPKIGMEPVRRKALIDATISAIGERGSLDVTMSEIAGRAGVSSALAHHYFGAKDELLFATMRHILAELNTDTRRAFSLAATPRQRVSAVVAVSFSDDQFQSQIIAAWLAFYVEAQKSTELRRLLRIYARRLHSNLMSGLTGILPRNEADRVAEATAALIDGLYIRRALKDGTPNAQSAIALIEDYLETKLNGRSLP from the coding sequence ATGCCGAAAATCGGAATGGAGCCAGTGCGCCGCAAGGCGCTGATCGATGCGACGATTTCAGCGATCGGCGAGCGCGGATCGCTGGACGTGACAATGTCGGAGATCGCCGGCCGCGCCGGCGTGTCGTCGGCGCTGGCGCATCACTATTTCGGCGCCAAGGACGAGCTGCTGTTCGCGACGATGCGGCACATCCTCGCCGAGCTCAACACTGACACGAGGCGTGCGTTCAGCCTTGCGGCGACGCCGCGCCAGCGCGTCTCGGCGGTCGTGGCCGTCAGCTTTTCCGACGATCAATTCCAGTCTCAGATCATCGCCGCCTGGCTCGCCTTCTATGTCGAGGCGCAGAAATCGACCGAACTGCGGCGGCTGCTGCGCATTTACGCGCGCCGGCTGCATTCGAACCTGATGAGCGGGCTGACCGGCATTCTGCCGCGGAACGAGGCCGACCGCGTGGCGGAAGCGACCGCCGCGCTGATCGACGGGCTCTACATCCGTCGCGCGCTGAAGGACGGCACCCCCAACGCTCAGAGCGCCATCGCGCTTATCGAAGACTATCTCGAAACCAAGCTCAATGGACGGAGCCTGCCTTGA
- a CDS encoding acetyl-CoA acetyltransferase codes for MTACIVGWAHSRFGKLEGETLEGLITKVAVEALDHAGIGPDDVDEIVLGHFNAGFSPQDFTASLVLQADDRLRFKPATRVENACATGSAAVRQGIRTIDANAARIVLVVGAEQMTTTPGPEIGKNLLKASYLPEDGDTPAGFAGVFGKIAQAYFQRYGDQSDALAMIAAKNHKNGVDNPYAQMRKDFGYEFCRQESEKNPFVAGPLKRTDCSLVSDGAAALVLTDTATALKMRRAVTFRANEHVQDFLPMSKRDILSFEGCERAWEQALKKAGVTLDDLSFVETHDCFTIAELIEYEAMGLAKPGEGARLALDGATAKDGRLPVNPSGGLKAKGHPIGATGVSMHVLTAMQLTGEAGGIQVPGAKLGGIFNMGGAAVANYVSILDRIR; via the coding sequence ATGACCGCATGCATCGTCGGCTGGGCGCATTCGCGCTTCGGCAAGCTCGAAGGCGAGACGCTGGAGGGCCTGATCACCAAGGTTGCCGTCGAGGCGCTCGACCATGCCGGCATCGGCCCCGACGATGTCGACGAGATCGTGCTTGGTCATTTCAATGCCGGCTTCTCGCCGCAGGATTTCACCGCGAGCCTCGTGCTGCAGGCCGACGACCGGCTGCGCTTCAAGCCGGCGACGCGCGTCGAGAATGCCTGCGCCACTGGCTCGGCCGCGGTCCGGCAGGGTATCCGCACCATCGACGCCAACGCCGCCCGCATCGTGCTGGTAGTCGGCGCCGAGCAGATGACGACGACGCCTGGTCCCGAGATCGGCAAGAACCTGCTCAAGGCCTCCTACCTGCCGGAAGATGGCGACACGCCGGCCGGCTTTGCTGGGGTCTTCGGCAAGATCGCGCAGGCCTATTTCCAACGTTATGGCGATCAGTCGGATGCGCTGGCCATGATCGCCGCCAAGAACCACAAAAACGGCGTCGACAACCCCTATGCGCAGATGCGCAAGGATTTCGGCTATGAATTCTGCCGCCAGGAGAGCGAGAAGAACCCGTTCGTTGCCGGACCGTTGAAGCGTACCGATTGCTCGCTGGTCTCGGACGGCGCCGCGGCCCTTGTGCTTACCGACACGGCGACGGCGCTGAAGATGCGCCGCGCCGTGACCTTCCGCGCCAACGAGCATGTGCAGGATTTCCTGCCGATGTCGAAGCGCGACATTCTTTCTTTCGAAGGCTGCGAGCGCGCTTGGGAGCAGGCGCTGAAGAAGGCCGGGGTCACGCTCGACGACCTTTCCTTCGTCGAGACGCATGACTGCTTCACCATCGCCGAACTCATCGAATACGAGGCGATGGGCCTTGCCAAGCCAGGCGAGGGCGCCAGGCTGGCGCTGGATGGCGCGACGGCCAAGGACGGCCGCCTGCCGGTCAATCCGTCCGGCGGCCTGAAGGCCAAGGGCCACCCGATCGGCGCCACCGGCGTGTCGATGCATGTGCTGACCGCCATGCAGTTGACCGGTGAGGCCGGAGGCATCCAGGTTCCGGGCGCCAAACTCGGCGGCATCTTCAACATGGGTGGTGCCGCGGTCGCCAACTACGTTTCCATCCTCGACCGGATCAGGTAG
- a CDS encoding asparaginase codes for MSNPVLVEVTRGAVVESRHRGAVSVFDADGKPVWEIGDTDRPVFPRSAVKAIQALPLVESGAADAYGFGDRELALACASHSGEPAHVELAAAMLARAGLDKTALECGAHWPSSHAAEIALARAGGVPNALHNNCSGKHSGFLCTCVHAGIAHAGYVKAGHAQQEMVRDAMQSVTGAAHGVDNSGIDGCSIPTYAVPLKSFALGFARMATGRGFSPERAKAAKRLLSACMAEPFLVAGTGKADVALMQAAPRRIFVKTGAEGVYCAALPELGLGIALKCDDGAARAAEVMIASVLAKLLRDDEAVAAKLTQLAHPAVESRVGAEVGSLRPTAALN; via the coding sequence ATGTCCAATCCGGTTCTGGTCGAAGTCACGCGCGGCGCGGTGGTCGAAAGCAGGCACCGCGGCGCGGTTTCGGTCTTCGACGCCGACGGCAAGCCCGTCTGGGAGATCGGCGACACCGACCGTCCGGTTTTTCCGCGCTCGGCGGTGAAGGCGATCCAGGCGCTGCCGCTGGTCGAATCGGGTGCTGCCGACGCTTATGGTTTCGGCGACCGCGAACTGGCGCTGGCCTGCGCCTCGCATTCGGGCGAGCCGGCCCATGTCGAACTGGCTGCGGCGATGCTCGCCAGGGCCGGCCTGGACAAGACCGCGCTCGAATGCGGCGCGCATTGGCCATCGAGCCATGCCGCCGAAATCGCGCTGGCTCGCGCCGGCGGTGTGCCCAATGCTTTGCACAACAACTGCTCCGGCAAGCATTCCGGCTTCCTCTGCACCTGCGTTCATGCCGGCATCGCGCACGCTGGCTATGTCAAGGCTGGCCACGCGCAGCAGGAGATGGTGCGCGACGCCATGCAATCCGTGACTGGCGCGGCGCACGGCGTCGACAACAGCGGCATCGACGGTTGCTCGATCCCGACCTATGCCGTGCCGTTGAAGAGTTTTGCGCTGGGCTTTGCCCGCATGGCGACGGGCAGAGGCTTTTCGCCCGAGCGCGCCAAGGCCGCGAAGCGGCTGCTTTCGGCCTGCATGGCGGAGCCGTTTCTGGTCGCCGGCACCGGCAAGGCCGACGTCGCGCTGATGCAGGCCGCGCCCCGCCGCATCTTCGTCAAGACCGGCGCCGAAGGTGTCTATTGCGCGGCCTTGCCCGAGCTCGGTCTTGGCATCGCGCTCAAATGCGACGACGGCGCCGCCAGAGCGGCCGAAGTGATGATCGCCTCGGTGCTGGCGAAGCTGCTGCGCGATGATGAAGCGGTAGCGGCAAAGCTCACCCAGCTCGCCCATCCTGCAGTCGAAAGCCGCGTCGGCGCCGAGGTCGGCTCGCTGCGCCCGACGGCGGCGCTCAACTAG
- a CDS encoding class I SAM-dependent methyltransferase has protein sequence MLEADKVFAGSIPENYDRHMVPLIFEAYAAETARRAASFSPLAVLETAAGTGAVTRALAPRLPSGASYAVTDLNQPMLDYAASRQGPDSRITWRQADALNLPFDDASFDLVCCQFGAMFFPDRVAAYREAKRVLKPGGRFLFSVWDRIEENIFANDVTNALATIFPHDPPRFLARTPHGYHDKDLIRSDLAAAGFSDVTIDTRAEQSRASSPRVPAIAYCQGTVLRNEIEAREAGRLASATDYAESVIADRHGRGEVAAKIQAHIIVAAA, from the coding sequence ATGCTGGAAGCGGACAAGGTGTTTGCCGGGTCGATCCCGGAAAATTACGACCGCCATATGGTGCCGTTGATCTTCGAGGCCTATGCCGCCGAGACCGCACGGCGGGCGGCGTCCTTCTCACCTTTAGCCGTATTGGAAACCGCCGCGGGCACCGGAGCCGTTACCCGCGCGCTGGCGCCACGGCTTCCTTCAGGCGCAAGCTACGCCGTAACCGACCTCAACCAGCCGATGCTCGACTATGCCGCTTCGCGGCAGGGACCGGACAGCCGCATCACGTGGCGCCAGGCGGATGCGTTGAACCTCCCCTTCGACGACGCGTCCTTCGACCTCGTCTGCTGTCAGTTCGGCGCCATGTTCTTTCCCGATCGCGTGGCGGCCTACCGCGAGGCGAAGCGGGTTCTGAAGCCCGGCGGACGTTTCCTGTTCAGCGTATGGGATCGCATCGAGGAGAACATATTCGCAAACGACGTGACGAATGCTCTGGCAACGATCTTTCCGCACGATCCGCCGCGTTTCCTGGCGCGCACGCCGCATGGCTATCACGACAAGGATCTGATCCGGAGCGATCTAGCTGCCGCTGGGTTCTCCGACGTGACGATCGACACCCGGGCCGAGCAGAGCCGCGCATCCTCGCCGCGGGTTCCGGCCATCGCCTATTGCCAGGGAACAGTGCTCCGCAATGAGATCGAGGCCAGGGAGGCAGGACGATTGGCATCCGCGACCGACTACGCCGAATCCGTGATCGCTGACAGGCACGGCCGCGGTGAGGTCGCCGCCAAGATCCAGGCCCACATTATCGTCGCTGCGGCCTAG
- a CDS encoding TIGR03808 family TAT-translocated repetitive protein, with the protein MLNRRTLLARTVGLAVAGVFAGKASAKSLPGIEMAAMRGSINATEIGVQPGAIDDQSKAFARMLAEASDRDQPVFLPPGTYQVSNLKLPGRVRLSGVPGATRIVYGGNGHLMMAEQAEHIELSGLVFDGANRWLADYTQGLLDLRRVGHLTIDNCQVTGSGKNGLALEHAVGRVGRCDISGAADAGIYSVEAGGLEISGNSVSDCANGGILVHRWQAAEDGTIVSGNRVQRIGARSGGTGQNGNGINAFRAGNVIISGNVVSDCAFTAIRANSASNLQITGNTCSRSGETGIYSEFSFEGAVLSNNLVDGAANGISIVNFNEGGRMAVCSNNIVRNLSTTGPYTADPPGFGVGISAEADTTVSGNVVENAPLYGMQLGWGPYLRNVVATGNIIRKAGTGIVVSVVEGSGSAVISDNVIEGASNGAIIGQRWADPVTGDLSQSTDTGYAHLTVERNKVS; encoded by the coding sequence ATGTTGAACAGACGAACGCTGCTTGCCCGGACCGTTGGCCTTGCCGTCGCCGGCGTCTTCGCGGGCAAAGCATCGGCGAAGTCGCTGCCGGGCATTGAGATGGCAGCGATGCGCGGCTCGATCAATGCGACCGAGATCGGCGTGCAGCCGGGCGCAATCGACGACCAGAGCAAGGCTTTCGCCAGGATGCTGGCTGAGGCCAGCGACCGCGACCAGCCGGTGTTCCTGCCGCCCGGCACCTATCAGGTCTCCAACCTGAAGCTGCCTGGCCGCGTGCGTCTGTCGGGCGTGCCCGGCGCGACGCGCATCGTCTATGGCGGCAACGGCCATCTGATGATGGCCGAACAGGCCGAGCATATCGAGCTCAGCGGCCTGGTGTTCGACGGCGCCAACCGCTGGCTGGCAGACTACACGCAAGGGCTGCTCGACCTGCGCCGCGTCGGCCATCTGACAATCGACAATTGCCAGGTGACCGGCAGCGGCAAGAACGGGCTGGCGCTCGAGCATGCCGTCGGCCGGGTGGGCCGCTGCGATATTTCGGGCGCGGCGGACGCCGGCATCTATTCGGTCGAGGCCGGTGGGCTGGAGATTTCCGGCAACAGCGTATCCGACTGCGCCAATGGCGGCATCCTGGTGCATCGCTGGCAGGCGGCGGAGGACGGCACCATCGTCAGCGGCAACCGCGTCCAGCGGATCGGCGCGCGCAGCGGCGGTACCGGCCAGAACGGCAACGGCATCAACGCCTTCCGCGCCGGCAACGTCATCATCTCCGGCAATGTCGTCTCCGACTGCGCCTTCACCGCGATCCGCGCCAACAGCGCCAGCAATCTGCAGATCACCGGCAACACCTGCTCGCGCTCGGGCGAGACCGGGATCTATTCGGAATTCTCCTTCGAAGGCGCGGTCCTCAGCAACAATCTGGTCGACGGAGCCGCCAACGGCATCTCGATCGTCAATTTCAACGAAGGCGGCCGCATGGCGGTCTGCTCGAACAACATCGTGCGCAACCTCTCGACCACCGGTCCCTACACCGCCGATCCGCCGGGCTTCGGCGTCGGCATCAGCGCCGAGGCTGACACAACCGTCTCCGGCAACGTCGTCGAGAACGCGCCGCTCTACGGCATGCAGCTCGGCTGGGGCCCCTATCTGCGCAATGTCGTGGCGACCGGCAACATCATCCGTAAGGCAGGCACCGGCATCGTCGTTTCGGTCGTCGAAGGGTCCGGCAGCGCCGTCATCTCGGACAATGTCATCGAGGGAGCGAGCAATGGCGCCATCATCGGCCAGCGCTGGGCCGATCCGGTGACCGGGGACCTGTCCCAGTCAACCGACACCGGCTACGCGCATCTGACCGTCGAGCGGAACAAGGTGAGCTAG
- the greA gene encoding transcription elongation factor GreA encodes MSRAFTREEDSENAIAGVGERPISTHRNLVTERGLAMIEDNLADLRDILAKAERKGDRERIAVVSRDLRYWTARRESAELSVPEPGSDVVRFGMGVTLEGDDGKKVHWRIVGEDEADPSKGSISHVSPMAVALFGKKVGEVVTVNGKEWEIVKLSDKAEN; translated from the coding sequence ATGAGCAGAGCTTTTACCCGCGAAGAAGACAGCGAAAACGCCATTGCCGGCGTCGGCGAACGGCCTATCAGCACGCACCGCAATCTGGTGACGGAGCGCGGCCTGGCGATGATCGAGGACAATCTCGCCGACCTGCGCGACATATTGGCCAAGGCCGAAAGGAAGGGCGACCGCGAACGCATCGCGGTTGTGTCCCGCGACCTGCGCTATTGGACCGCGCGACGCGAGAGCGCGGAGCTTTCCGTGCCCGAGCCGGGCAGCGACGTGGTGCGCTTCGGCATGGGCGTGACGCTGGAGGGCGACGACGGCAAGAAGGTGCATTGGCGCATCGTCGGCGAGGACGAGGCCGATCCGTCCAAGGGCAGCATTTCCCACGTCTCGCCGATGGCCGTGGCGCTGTTCGGCAAGAAGGTCGGCGAGGTCGTCACCGTCAACGGCAAGGAATGGGAAATCGTCAAGCTCTCGGACAAGGCCGAGAACTAG
- a CDS encoding AbrB/MazE/SpoVT family DNA-binding domain-containing protein, producing MFYENACNHGAMMFKTTTHRLEDGSGVLLLPREMLDSSTLQVGDEFQIVETDDGVILKPIRHDNHQRQMNAARDIMDKYEAELLQLASRLGC from the coding sequence GCATGCAACCATGGCGCGATGATGTTCAAGACAACCACCCACAGGCTTGAGGACGGATCGGGCGTCTTGCTTCTGCCCCGAGAAATGCTTGACAGCTCGACCCTTCAAGTCGGCGATGAGTTCCAGATCGTCGAAACCGACGACGGCGTCATTCTAAAGCCGATCCGCCACGACAACCACCAACGGCAAATGAACGCCGCTCGCGATATCATGGACAAATACGAAGCTGAATTGCTGCAGCTGGCAAGCAGGCTTGGCTGCTAG